A region of uncultured Desulfobacter sp. DNA encodes the following proteins:
- a CDS encoding cobyrinate a,c-diamide synthase, with protein sequence MRGIVVAGTHSGCGKTTITLGLMAAFRRRGLRVAPFKTGPDFIDPGHHTAITGVAGRNLDGWMLEKQTNLEIFKQNTRQADIAVVEGVMGLFDGYDGKSEAGSTAQLAKWLDLPVLLVVDARSMARSAGALVQGFENFDPDLKFAGVVFNRVGSPVHLDYLTQALEGNVKMPCLGGVGRNQDIEIPSRHLGLVTSHDHGLSRKMKNDLADLVESAMDLDALLDSLPFRPIYTPAYTPAYTLTASKKIKSFVRIAVARDAAFCFYYPENIELLEQAGAHIIYFSPLADPGLPDNIDGLYLGGGYPELHAATLTHNTGFRQAVFWASQNGMPIYAECGGFMALCRTLEDLSGQCHDMVGCFGFTCRMSKTLRALGYREITLNRDTILGAAGVTARGHEFHYSGLDDHMEKSVYNASDRTGSMRAVPGFAVNRTLGSYLHLHFKSNPDVPRNFVQACFQYQSERKFPEK encoded by the coding sequence TGCGTGTGGCACCCTTTAAGACAGGTCCTGATTTCATTGATCCGGGGCACCACACCGCCATCACAGGCGTTGCCGGCCGGAATCTCGATGGGTGGATGCTGGAAAAACAGACAAACCTGGAGATTTTTAAACAAAACACGCGCCAGGCCGACATTGCCGTGGTGGAAGGGGTGATGGGGCTGTTTGACGGGTATGACGGAAAAAGCGAGGCCGGTTCCACGGCCCAGCTGGCCAAATGGCTGGACCTTCCCGTGCTGCTGGTGGTGGATGCCCGGAGCATGGCCCGGAGCGCAGGAGCCCTGGTCCAGGGGTTTGAAAACTTTGACCCGGATCTTAAATTTGCAGGGGTTGTGTTCAACAGGGTGGGCAGCCCCGTCCATCTGGACTACCTGACCCAGGCCCTGGAGGGCAATGTAAAGATGCCGTGCCTGGGCGGGGTGGGCCGCAATCAGGACATTGAAATCCCTTCCCGGCATCTGGGCCTTGTCACCAGCCACGATCATGGCCTTTCACGCAAGATGAAAAATGACCTGGCTGATCTGGTGGAAAGCGCCATGGATCTTGATGCGCTGCTGGACTCACTGCCGTTTCGCCCCATATACACCCCCGCATACACCCCCGCATACACATTGACAGCTTCGAAAAAGATAAAATCGTTCGTACGCATCGCCGTGGCCAGGGATGCGGCCTTTTGTTTTTATTATCCTGAAAATATTGAACTGCTGGAACAGGCCGGTGCACATATTATTTATTTTTCGCCCCTTGCAGATCCCGGTCTTCCGGACAACATAGACGGCCTGTATTTGGGGGGCGGATACCCTGAACTGCATGCCGCAACTCTTACTCACAATACCGGATTCAGACAGGCTGTTTTTTGGGCAAGTCAAAACGGGATGCCCATTTATGCCGAATGCGGTGGATTCATGGCCCTGTGCCGCACCCTGGAGGACTTAAGCGGACAATGCCATGACATGGTGGGCTGTTTTGGATTTACCTGCCGCATGTCCAAAACCTTGCGGGCTTTGGGATATCGGGAAATCACCTTGAACCGGGACACGATCCTGGGGGCTGCGGGTGTTACAGCCCGGGGGCATGAGTTCCATTACTCCGGTCTGGATGACCATATGGAAAAAAGCGTTTATAATGCCAGTGACCGGACCGGCAGCATGCGTGCCGTGCCGGGATTTGCAGTCAACCGGACCCTTGGCAGCTATCTGCACCTGCACTTTAAAAGCAACCCGGACGTGCCCCGAAATTTTGTACAGGCGTGTTTTCAATATCAAAGTGAAAGGAAATTCCCAGAAAAATGA